Proteins from a genomic interval of Hornefia porci:
- a CDS encoding Na+/H+ antiporter NhaC family protein, protein MGRKIPLWQALLCFFFTLIVLMYCLGILGKLFGDALACDYGEVHIALLTSATFAAIVAALNGYKWSFLEAGMLASINRSMQAILILAEVGLLIGCWVAAGVVPAMIYYGLLILKPSIFLFAACLLCCIVALATGSSWTTAGTIGIALIGVATGLGIPSSMAAGAVVSGAYFGDKMSPLSDTTNLAPAMAGATLFDHIRHMIYTVTPSLIIALVIYLVLGMRASGNNLDIVEPMRQACLINFKLNLWMLIPPILVIVIVALKIPAIPGIMGGIVAGMIIGSIFNGIGLADWPGILHYGYSVPGFTDAYTQAQDKLADQIASYDADSFLSMDAGDFAALAKEQGLSTSIIGEYNIDKLIDGKGGMNSMMWTINLILCAMCFGGIMDASGMLGEIAQSLLHFAKGTGGLVTVTVISCIIMNIIAGDQYLSLVLPGRMYKETYEDRRLAPRNLSRVLEDSGTITSCLVPWNTCGATMQKFLGVKTWGGPGGGYGRYAFLNLINPLVSIFYGFTGITMMKMTDEEYEKVMQAREKEKQEALANLEA, encoded by the coding sequence ATGGGTAGAAAGATACCTCTATGGCAAGCATTATTATGTTTCTTCTTCACGTTGATCGTATTAATGTATTGTCTGGGCATCCTTGGAAAATTATTTGGGGATGCACTCGCCTGTGACTATGGCGAAGTACACATCGCACTTCTTACTTCCGCGACATTTGCCGCGATTGTGGCCGCTCTGAACGGCTACAAATGGTCATTCCTGGAGGCCGGCATGCTGGCTTCCATCAACCGCTCCATGCAGGCCATTCTGATCCTCGCTGAGGTCGGTCTGCTGATCGGATGCTGGGTCGCCGCGGGCGTCGTTCCCGCGATGATCTACTACGGACTGCTGATTCTGAAGCCGAGCATCTTCCTGTTTGCAGCCTGCCTGCTCTGCTGTATCGTTGCACTGGCGACCGGTTCTTCCTGGACCACCGCCGGAACCATCGGTATCGCACTGATCGGCGTTGCGACGGGACTCGGAATCCCGTCCAGCATGGCAGCCGGCGCTGTCGTCTCCGGAGCTTATTTCGGAGACAAGATGTCGCCGCTGTCTGACACCACCAATCTGGCTCCTGCCATGGCGGGCGCCACGCTGTTCGATCACATCCGCCATATGATCTATACGGTTACGCCGTCTCTGATCATCGCTCTGGTCATCTACCTGGTTCTGGGTATGAGAGCCAGCGGAAACAATCTGGACATCGTTGAACCGATGAGACAGGCCTGCCTGATCAACTTCAAGCTGAACCTGTGGATGCTGATCCCGCCGATTCTGGTTATCGTCATCGTTGCTCTGAAGATCCCCGCGATCCCGGGCATCATGGGCGGTATCGTCGCCGGTATGATCATCGGCTCCATCTTCAACGGAATCGGTCTGGCCGACTGGCCGGGAATCCTGCACTACGGCTATTCCGTACCGGGATTCACCGACGCTTACACACAGGCGCAGGACAAGCTGGCGGATCAGATCGCATCCTATGATGCAGACAGCTTCCTGTCAATGGACGCCGGAGACTTCGCAGCTCTTGCTAAGGAACAGGGTCTGAGCACTTCCATCATCGGCGAGTACAACATCGACAAGCTGATCGACGGCAAGGGCGGTATGAATTCCATGATGTGGACCATCAACCTGATCCTCTGCGCAATGTGCTTCGGAGGCATCATGGACGCTTCCGGCATGCTGGGCGAAATCGCACAGTCCCTGCTGCACTTCGCAAAGGGAACCGGCGGACTGGTTACCGTCACCGTTATCAGCTGCATCATCATGAACATCATCGCAGGAGACCAGTACCTGTCCCTCGTACTTCCGGGCAGAATGTACAAGGAAACCTATGAGGACAGACGTCTGGCACCGAGAAACCTCTCCCGTGTACTGGAAGACTCCGGTACAATCACATCCTGCCTCGTCCCGTGGAACACCTGCGGCGCTACGATGCAGAAGTTCCTGGGCGTCAAGACCTGGGGCGGCCCGGGCGGAGGCTATGGACGCTATGCGTTCCTGAACCTGATCAATCCGCTCGTATCCATCTTCTACGGATTCACCGGCATCACCATGATGAAGATGACCGACGAAGAATATGAAAAGGTTATGCAGGCCAGAGAGAAGGAAAAGCAGGA
- a CDS encoding Na+/H+ antiporter NhaC family protein, with product MKKKSNIVSVIVLIVVVAVLVIAAFTTDAKSVQKTFWALVPPVIAIVLALVTKEVYSSLFIGIVVGGLLYSGFSFPGTIKHVFTDGIVAQLTDAYNVGILIFLVILGIMVCLMNKSGGSAAFGRWAQKHIKTKKGAQFATIVLGILIFIDDYFNCLTVGSVMLPVTDRFKISRAKLAYLIDATAAPVCIIAPISSWAAAVSGFVPGNQNGIALFCSCIPWNFYALFTITFMFAITAMQADYGLMELHELNATTKGDLFTTPERPYAEADKAKLKEDGKLFDMLIPVIVLVICCVIGMLWSGGMFSGKNFVEAFANSDASVGLAVGSFFALLITLVIYMVRRVMNFTEFMACVPDGFAAMIAPILILTFAWSLKGMTDSLGASVYVADLIKNSASSLMNLLPFIIFLIAVGLSFATGTSWGTFGILIPIVVTAFKDTDPNLMIIAMSACMAGAVCGDHCSPISDTTIMASAGAQCYHINHVNTQLPYAMTVAAISAVTYIVAGFSRNVVVSLVFGFVVLIVLLYFLKKREQKKYGAAWAD from the coding sequence ATGAAAAAGAAAAGTAACATTGTCAGTGTCATCGTCCTGATTGTTGTCGTTGCGGTTCTCGTTATCGCGGCGTTCACAACCGACGCCAAGAGCGTTCAGAAAACCTTCTGGGCTCTTGTTCCGCCGGTCATAGCGATTGTCCTGGCACTTGTCACCAAAGAAGTTTACAGCTCATTGTTTATCGGTATAGTTGTGGGAGGTCTTTTGTATTCCGGCTTCAGCTTTCCGGGTACGATCAAGCACGTCTTCACCGACGGAATCGTAGCTCAGCTTACGGATGCGTATAACGTCGGCATCCTGATCTTCCTGGTCATTCTGGGAATCATGGTATGCCTGATGAACAAATCCGGCGGATCCGCAGCGTTCGGAAGGTGGGCGCAGAAACACATCAAGACCAAAAAAGGCGCACAGTTCGCCACCATCGTCCTGGGTATTCTGATTTTCATCGACGATTATTTCAACTGTCTCACAGTGGGAAGCGTCATGCTTCCGGTCACAGACCGTTTCAAGATTTCCAGAGCCAAGCTGGCATATCTGATCGACGCGACCGCGGCCCCGGTATGCATTATCGCACCGATTTCTTCCTGGGCCGCTGCAGTATCGGGTTTTGTCCCCGGCAACCAGAACGGAATCGCGCTGTTCTGCAGCTGCATTCCATGGAATTTCTACGCGCTGTTCACGATTACGTTCATGTTCGCTATTACGGCAATGCAGGCTGATTATGGCTTGATGGAGCTGCATGAGCTGAATGCGACGACAAAGGGCGATCTGTTTACGACGCCGGAGCGTCCGTATGCGGAGGCGGACAAAGCCAAGCTGAAAGAGGACGGAAAACTGTTCGACATGCTGATTCCTGTCATTGTGCTGGTCATCTGCTGTGTGATCGGTATGCTCTGGAGCGGCGGAATGTTCTCCGGAAAGAACTTTGTAGAAGCCTTCGCCAACTCAGATGCTTCCGTAGGACTCGCGGTCGGTTCATTCTTCGCCCTTCTCATTACTCTGGTCATTTACATGGTAAGACGTGTAATGAATTTCACAGAGTTTATGGCCTGTGTCCCCGACGGATTTGCAGCGATGATCGCGCCGATTCTCATCCTGACCTTCGCCTGGTCACTGAAGGGCATGACGGACAGCCTGGGCGCGTCTGTCTATGTCGCGGATCTGATTAAAAACAGCGCGAGCAGTCTGATGAACCTGCTGCCGTTTATTATCTTCCTTATTGCGGTCGGCCTGTCCTTTGCCACCGGCACCTCTTGGGGAACGTTCGGAATCCTGATCCCGATCGTTGTTACGGCGTTCAAGGACACCGATCCGAACCTGATGATCATCGCGATGTCCGCCTGCATGGCCGGCGCTGTCTGCGGCGATCACTGCTCGCCGATTTCGGATACCACCATCATGGCTTCCGCGGGAGCCCAGTGCTACCACATCAATCACGTCAATACGCAGTTGCCTTATGCGATGACTGTCGCGGCGATTTCCGCGGTCACGTACATTGTGGCGGGATTTTCGCGCAACGTGGTCGTGTCGCTGGTATTTGGCTTTGTCGTACTGATCGTTCTGCTGTACTTCCTGAAGAAGAGGGAACAAAAGAAATACGGCGCGGCCTGGGCAGACTGA